GAACGGCAGCGCCGCAGCCTGCGCGGCGTCCAGGATTGCGCGGCCGTGCGCGATCTCGCCTTCGACGCCGCGCGTCGCGGTGAAGTTCGTCATCGCGAAGGCGGCCGCTACGCCCTCGAAAGCGACGCGCACGGACTCTGGGGCGTCCAGGTCGGCGGCGACAACGGCGACGTTCCGCTCGGTCAGCGCTCGAGCCGCGGCGCTATCGACGGTGCGAGTGATCGCGCGGACCGGCAGACCGTGGTCGAGCAGCGCGTCGACTGTCGCTCCGCCCTGCTGACCGGTCGCGCCGACGACCGCGATCGGGGCGGTGCTGTCCGTGGGGCTCATCGGGTGTCCTTCCGGCCGGTGGGGAATCGGAGGGGATGGAGTATCCGGTGGGGGCGTCGCTCATGGTCGCAGCACCAACTTGCCGCGGGTGTGTCGCCGTTCGACCTGTCGGAACGCGTCCCGCACATCATCGAGGGCGAAGACCCCGGCGATCGGCACCTGCAGCTCGCCGCGTGCGACGAGATCGGCCAGTTCGGCGACCACCGCCGCAGTCGAGGCATCCGCGCCACCTGCCGACAACACCCCGAACTGCTCCACGGCGGCGAAGTCGGCGATCGTGTCGACCCTGTCAGTGGGCACGTCGAGGTCCTGGACCGCCATGGCGACATATCCACCACCGAAGAAGTCCAGCAGGGCGTCGATGCGCCCGGACGGCGCTGCGGCGCGCAGCCTCGCGGGCAGGTCGTCACCATAGTTGACCGGGATCGCGCCCTGGTCGGCGAGCCAGGCATCGTTGGACGGCCCGGCGATTCCGAGGACCGTGGCCCCAGCTCGTCGGGCGAGTTGAACGGCGATGGAACCCACGCCGCCGGCCGCGCCCGCGATCGCTACCGTCTCGCCCGGTACCAGGCGCATTGCCAGCACCGCGCCGTAGGCGGTAGCACCCGCGACGAACAGCGAGCCGGCCACCTCCCAGGAAACCTCCGGCGGCTTGGTAGCCAACTGGTTTGCCGGCACCGTCACGTATTCGGCGTGGCTGGACCGGCGCATGGAGAATCCCATCACCTCGTCTCCGACAGCGAAATCGCTGACACCGGAACCTAGTTCAGTAACCACCCCGGCCAGGTCGCTGCCCTGGCCGGACGGAAACGTCGCAGGGAAGATGTCCCGAACGGCACCTGAGCGGATCGCTGCCTCACTGATATTGATGCCGGCTGCCCGGACCTCGACCAGAACCTCACCGGCCTCCGGAACAGGGCGGGGGACATCGCGCACCTCGAGGACGTCGACGCCGCCGTACGAATCGAACTGCACTGCTCTGGGCACGTCTACCACGGTAGTATTTCCAGGGAATAAGGCAACCAGTCCGAGGATTTCGCGAACGATTGGACGGGCGCCTCGGCCGACAATCCCGGTGCCCTGCAAGCCGCCGAGATCGCCGACCCAGCCCGGCATCTGGGCGCGCCCGGAAGTGGGCGCGGTGATCGTTAAGGTCCTTGTGGCAGTGCAGAACATGTGAGAAACGGGATGAATCCGGTGGCTGATCGATGGATGATCCGCGGTACGGAATTCACGAACTGCAACTGTGCCTGGGGCTGCCCGTGCCAGTTCGGCGCGAAGTCGACTCAGGGGTACTGCGAGACGGTGATGTGCGGCCACATCGACGAAGGGAACTTCAACGACACGAAACTCGACGGCCTGGACTGGGCGGAGCTCATGCACTGGCCAGGCGAGGTAGCCGAGGGCAACGGCACGCAGCAGGTGATCATCGACGAACGCGCGGATCCGACTCAGCGAGAGGCCCTGCGGAGGATCCTCCACGGCGAGTCGACCACCCCCGGAGCGACGCACTTCTTCGTGTACAACAGCACGATGTCGACAGTGCTGGACACGCTGTACGCACCGGTCGAACTGTCGATCGATGTCGATGCGCGAAGGGCCAGTCTCACGATCGAAGGGCTGGTCGAGTCGCACGGGACGCCGATCATCCATCCATTCAGCGGCGAGCCGGCGAGGACGCGCATCAATACGCCGGAGGGGATCCACTACATCTACGCAGAGATGGGCAACGGCAACACCACAGCCCGGGCGGGAATCGTGCTCGACCTGAAGGACAGCTACGGCCAGTTCAACGTTCTGCACATGAACCAGGACGGAGTCGTCCGCTGACCACGTCGCGGGTCCGGCATCACCGAGACCGTCTGACCGTATTGGCCGGTCTGGGCGTAATCACAGCCGCCGCATGGGTTTACGTCGTGGTGACAGCGCGACGAACGACAACTGGGTCGGCGGACGCGGGCGGTCGTTCGATGGCGTCGATGACGGACGCCATGGCCGGGGTGCAGCCGTGGACTGCAACCGAGTTCGGCCTGAGACTGGTGATGTGGGTCGTGATGATGATCGCCATGATGGTTCCCACCTCGGCGCCGATGACCCTCCTGTACGCCGCAGTCGCCCGGAAGGCCGCGGCCCAGCGGAACCCGCTGG
This genomic stretch from Prescottella soli harbors:
- a CDS encoding DUF1326 domain-containing protein; protein product: MADRWMIRGTEFTNCNCAWGCPCQFGAKSTQGYCETVMCGHIDEGNFNDTKLDGLDWAELMHWPGEVAEGNGTQQVIIDERADPTQREALRRILHGESTTPGATHFFVYNSTMSTVLDTLYAPVELSIDVDARRASLTIEGLVESHGTPIIHPFSGEPARTRINTPEGIHYIYAEMGNGNTTARAGIVLDLKDSYGQFNVLHMNQDGVVR
- a CDS encoding NADP-dependent oxidoreductase, which encodes MPRAVQFDSYGGVDVLEVRDVPRPVPEAGEVLVEVRAAGINISEAAIRSGAVRDIFPATFPSGQGSDLAGVVTELGSGVSDFAVGDEVMGFSMRRSSHAEYVTVPANQLATKPPEVSWEVAGSLFVAGATAYGAVLAMRLVPGETVAIAGAAGGVGSIAVQLARRAGATVLGIAGPSNDAWLADQGAIPVNYGDDLPARLRAAAPSGRIDALLDFFGGGYVAMAVQDLDVPTDRVDTIADFAAVEQFGVLSAGGADASTAAVVAELADLVARGELQVPIAGVFALDDVRDAFRQVERRHTRGKLVLRP